One Armigeres subalbatus isolate Guangzhou_Male unplaced genomic scaffold, GZ_Asu_2 Contig736, whole genome shotgun sequence genomic region harbors:
- the LOC134204598 gene encoding collagenase 3-like isoform X1, whose product MVPHGTNLLGAWCLPLVIICSSGAPIGLDEAIEIFSKTLTTMETDSQSPVVPIEVPDLTEDDAEQILDQLGFNSSAEMMQHEYLSDIKSKIMQYQRLYGLPETGELCRETKISLRRPRCGVSDVAAYGEDYKWTKNLLTYYVRNFPVGVSIDSVKNLLRTAFDQWSAVTNLDFNETENLNADIEIVFGSRHHPHRWQYCGSELGDTTLAHAFFPQIGAIHFNTKFYFGTQNEDDFFNTAMHEIGHALGLEHSVNPASIMYPSLVARFSEIPLIDVEKIQFKYGRRERGESSPSPAFCSLDKFDAVLNDRNKELYFISGKYYFTRNSAHTPILLSEKWPGVPDHLDAAITIASLTYMFRGEEVWAFENNKLELGYPRKIRHTFPGIPKNLDAISRYREKYLFAFKNEHYWRYNMEKRIVDHSGELTEFGVPSRVDAAAFNETQNAIIFFKGNTRYVYDCDTLQTTTDYSRPLGC is encoded by the exons ATGGTACCACATGGAACAAACCTTCTCGGGGCATGGTGTTTACCATTGGTGATAATCTGCAGTAGTGGTGCCCCCATTGGATTAGATGAAGCCATTGAAATCTTTTCCAAAACTCTAACCACCATGGAAACAGATTCGCAAAGTCCTGTGGTTCCTATTGAGGTGCCAGATTTGACGGAGGATGACGCGGAG CAGATTCTCGATCAACTTGGCTTCAACTCATCTGCGGAAATGATGCAACATGAATATTTGTCAGATATCAAGTCTAAGATAATGCAGTATCAGCGTCTATATGGGTTGCCAGAGACCGGAGAGCTGTGTCGAGAGACGAAAATATCGCTTCGAAGACCGAGATGTGGAGTTAGTGATGTTGCCGCATATGGCGAGGACTACAAATGGACCAAAAACCTACTGACCTACTATGTAAGAAACTTCCCAGTGGGTGTTTCTATCGATTCCGTAAAAAACTTGCTGCGAACCGCATTCGATCAATGGAGTGCGGTGACCAATTTGGATTTCAACGAAACCGAGAACTTGAATGCGGATATTGAAATTGTATTTGGAAGTCGACATCACCCACATCGATGGCAGTATTGTGGGTCTGAACTGGGGGACACCACCTTGGCACACGCGTTCTTCCCACAGATAGGAGCAATTCACTTCAATACTAAGTTTTATTTTGGAACCCAAAATGAGGATGATTTTTTCAACACAGCCATGCATGAAATCGGTCATGCCCTTGGGTTGGAGCATTCGGTGAACCCTGCGTCGATTATGTATCCTTCACTAGTGGCCCGTTTTAGCGAGATACCACTGATTGACGTTGAG AAAATTCAGTTCAAATATGGAAGACGCGAACGAGGCGAATCCTCTCCAAGCCCCGCATTTTGCAGTTTGGATAAGTTTGATGCGGTTCTAAACGATCGGAACAAAGAATTATATTTTATCTCGGGAAAGTActatttcaccaggaattccgctCATACACCGATTTTATTGAGTGAAAAATGGCCTGGAGTTCCCG atcaTTTGGACGCCGCTATAACCATCGCTTCTCTTACGTACATGTTCAGAGGTGAAGAAGTGTGGGCTTTCGAGAACAACAAGTTGGAACTCGGATATCCCCGGAAGATACGGCACACATTTCCCGGAATACCGAAAAATTTAGACGCCATCTCTCGCTACAGGGAAAAGTACCTTTTCGCATTCAAGAATGAACATTATTGGCGGTATAATATGGAGAAGAGAATTGTGGACCACTCTGGAGAACTGACGGAGTTCGGCGTTCCAAGTCGAGTCGATGCCGCGGCGTTCAACGAGACGCAAAATGCTATTATTTTCTTCAAAGGCAACACGCGATATGTATACGATTGTGACACTCTGCAAACTACAACGGACTATTCTCGTCCTCTTGGTTgctga
- the LOC134204598 gene encoding collagenase 3-like isoform X2 — protein sequence MVPHGTNLLGAWCLPLVIICSSGAPIGLDEAIEIFSKTLTTMETDSQSPVVPIEVPDLTEDDAEILDQLGFNSSAEMMQHEYLSDIKSKIMQYQRLYGLPETGELCRETKISLRRPRCGVSDVAAYGEDYKWTKNLLTYYVRNFPVGVSIDSVKNLLRTAFDQWSAVTNLDFNETENLNADIEIVFGSRHHPHRWQYCGSELGDTTLAHAFFPQIGAIHFNTKFYFGTQNEDDFFNTAMHEIGHALGLEHSVNPASIMYPSLVARFSEIPLIDVEKIQFKYGRRERGESSPSPAFCSLDKFDAVLNDRNKELYFISGKYYFTRNSAHTPILLSEKWPGVPDHLDAAITIASLTYMFRGEEVWAFENNKLELGYPRKIRHTFPGIPKNLDAISRYREKYLFAFKNEHYWRYNMEKRIVDHSGELTEFGVPSRVDAAAFNETQNAIIFFKGNTRYVYDCDTLQTTTDYSRPLGC from the exons ATGGTACCACATGGAACAAACCTTCTCGGGGCATGGTGTTTACCATTGGTGATAATCTGCAGTAGTGGTGCCCCCATTGGATTAGATGAAGCCATTGAAATCTTTTCCAAAACTCTAACCACCATGGAAACAGATTCGCAAAGTCCTGTGGTTCCTATTGAGGTGCCAGATTTGACGGAGGATGACGCGGAG ATTCTCGATCAACTTGGCTTCAACTCATCTGCGGAAATGATGCAACATGAATATTTGTCAGATATCAAGTCTAAGATAATGCAGTATCAGCGTCTATATGGGTTGCCAGAGACCGGAGAGCTGTGTCGAGAGACGAAAATATCGCTTCGAAGACCGAGATGTGGAGTTAGTGATGTTGCCGCATATGGCGAGGACTACAAATGGACCAAAAACCTACTGACCTACTATGTAAGAAACTTCCCAGTGGGTGTTTCTATCGATTCCGTAAAAAACTTGCTGCGAACCGCATTCGATCAATGGAGTGCGGTGACCAATTTGGATTTCAACGAAACCGAGAACTTGAATGCGGATATTGAAATTGTATTTGGAAGTCGACATCACCCACATCGATGGCAGTATTGTGGGTCTGAACTGGGGGACACCACCTTGGCACACGCGTTCTTCCCACAGATAGGAGCAATTCACTTCAATACTAAGTTTTATTTTGGAACCCAAAATGAGGATGATTTTTTCAACACAGCCATGCATGAAATCGGTCATGCCCTTGGGTTGGAGCATTCGGTGAACCCTGCGTCGATTATGTATCCTTCACTAGTGGCCCGTTTTAGCGAGATACCACTGATTGACGTTGAG AAAATTCAGTTCAAATATGGAAGACGCGAACGAGGCGAATCCTCTCCAAGCCCCGCATTTTGCAGTTTGGATAAGTTTGATGCGGTTCTAAACGATCGGAACAAAGAATTATATTTTATCTCGGGAAAGTActatttcaccaggaattccgctCATACACCGATTTTATTGAGTGAAAAATGGCCTGGAGTTCCCG atcaTTTGGACGCCGCTATAACCATCGCTTCTCTTACGTACATGTTCAGAGGTGAAGAAGTGTGGGCTTTCGAGAACAACAAGTTGGAACTCGGATATCCCCGGAAGATACGGCACACATTTCCCGGAATACCGAAAAATTTAGACGCCATCTCTCGCTACAGGGAAAAGTACCTTTTCGCATTCAAGAATGAACATTATTGGCGGTATAATATGGAGAAGAGAATTGTGGACCACTCTGGAGAACTGACGGAGTTCGGCGTTCCAAGTCGAGTCGATGCCGCGGCGTTCAACGAGACGCAAAATGCTATTATTTTCTTCAAAGGCAACACGCGATATGTATACGATTGTGACACTCTGCAAACTACAACGGACTATTCTCGTCCTCTTGGTTgctga
- the LOC134204599 gene encoding 72 kDa type IV collagenase-like — protein sequence MIINQFKMRINEINISYLLLIASISNALSASLARREATIIFPDDWESIKSGSDVAIRESSSRIANLGDMKVAPVVPVDEPEMTENDAMEFLEEFGFNSTVDNSNGIGLRFSDVPSSGILRYQQQFGLNETGELDRETKISLKSPKCGVSNVAAHGEDFKWSSPSLTYYVKNTPSGIATATVKQMLRNAFNQWSKVTTLDFVESNDPEADIEIVFGVRTHDSRSKKCRNVLGDTTLAHSFYPETGAIHFNTKFFPGSMNKDEFFTTAMHEIGHAIGLEHSVSKASLMYPIPVARFSEIPEPDVEKIQLKYGKRLQKESIQTPKFCDLTQYDAVMYGSRGKLHIFAGKYCYTKFNSNDEPLLLREMWPGAPDMLDAAVTIGAQTFIFKGDQVWAFKNGKLQIGYSRRIRDTFPGLPRNVDAVAFDQKKYVYAFKNDHYWRYNTREKTVDLSDEVEDFGISSRIDAALFSNGKLFLFKDQMRHVYSFDTRKTERYDSPLFDCKIK from the exons ATGATTATCAATCAATTTAAAATGCGCATCAATGAGATTAATATTAGTTATTTATTGTTAATTGCTTCAATTAGCAACGCGCTAAGTGCATCTCTCGCTAGAAGAGAAGCAACGATAATCTTTCCTGATGACTGGGAAAGTATTAAATCAGGAAGCGATGTGGCAATACGGGAATCTAGCTCAAGGATTGCCAATTTAGGTGATATGAAAGTTGCACCCGTTGTTCCTGTCGATGAGCCTGAAATGACAGAAAATGATGCAATG gagtttctagaagaatttggTTTCAATTCAACCGTGGATAATAGCAACGGCATCGGACTTAGGTTCTCCGATGTCCCAAGCAGCGGAATTCTACGCTATCAGCAGCAGTTTGGGCTCAATGAGACGGGTGAGCTTGACCGAgaaacaaaaatttcactgaAGAGTCCCAAATGTGGTGTTAGTAATGTGGCTGCGCACGGTGAGGATTTCAAATGGAGCTCGCCGTCCCTCACTTATTATGTGAAAAACACCCCCTCGGGAATTGCCACGGCCACCGTGAAACAGATGCTGCGGAACGCGTTCAACCAGTGGAGTAAGGTGACTACTCTTGACTTCGTAGAATCCAATGATCCAGAAGCAGATATTGAAATTGTGTTCGGGGTTCGAACGCACgatagtagatccaagaaatgcAGGAACGTTCTGGGAGACACGACGCTGGCTCACTCGTTCTACCCGGAAACCGGGGCAATCCATTTCAATACGAAATTCTTTCCCGGATCCATGAACAAGGACGAGTTTTTCACTACTGCTATGCATGAAATTGGTCACGCCATCGGGCTGGAGCATTCCGTGTCCAAGGCATCGCTTATGTATCCCATACCAGTAGCACGATTTTCGGAAATACCGGAACCGGACGTTGAG AAAATTCAGCTGAAGTATGGGAAACGCTTGCAGAAGGAATCGATCCAGACGCCTAAGTTCTGTGATTTAACTCAGTACGATGCCGTGATGTATGGTTCACGCGGAAAACTGCACATATTTGCCGGGAAGTACTGCTACACCAAATTTAATTCGAATGATGAACCTTTGTTACTCAGAGAGATGTGGCCAGGAGCCCCCG ATATGCTTGATGCTGCCGTCACTATTGGCGCACAAACGTTTATCTTCAAGGGTGATCAGGTGTGGGCCTTCAAGAACGGCAAACTACAGATCGGCTATTCGCGTAGAATCCGGGACACGTTTCCTGGTTTACCCAGAAATGTGGACGCAGTGGCATTCGACCAGAAAAAGTATGTTTATGCATTCAAGAACGATCACTATTGGAGGTATAACACACGCGAAAAGACTGTCGATCTCTCTGACGAGGTGGAAGATTTTGGAATTTCAAGTAGAATCGATGCGGCACTTTTCAGCAATGGTAAACTCTTTTTATTTAAGGATCAGATGCGTCATGTGTATAGCTTTGACACTCGCAAAACCGAAAGATATGATTCGCCAttatttgattgtaaaattaagTAA